The DNA sequence TATCAAATTGTTGCGTTTCGGGCAACCCGTCTTCCCTGCCCGGACCCAGCATCGCGCCCTCTCCGGCTCGCTTAGGCTCGCCGGAGAGGGCGCGATGCCGCGGCGCCATCCTCTCCGGTTTTCTGAACCATCTCTGGATGAGATAGGAGGCGTCCTACCGCCAGTCCATCAGCATCCGGCGGATCTCGTCGCGGTGGGTGGATTCGTCGACGATCAGGTTCTCGAGCTGCACGCGGATGGAGATCTCGCCGCAGGCGTCGGCCTGCTCGATCCGCTTCGTGTAGCGCTCGATGGTGTCCACCTCGGCCTGCAGCGCGTTCTCGAGCATCTCGCGCGCGTCGCGGGGGATCGGCACCGGGGCCACGGTCACCGCCGGGGTGCCGCCCAGCGCCACCACCTTGTCGGCCAGGAACGCCGCGTGCCCCAGCTCGTCGGGGATCTCCTTCTCGAAGAACGCGCGCAGCTCCTGCCGCCACGGCCCGCTCACCAGCGCGGCGTACGTGCGGTACATCACCACCGCCTGGTACTCGGCCGAAAGATCCTCGTTCAGCCCATCGATCAGCTCGCTCACGTCGCCCATCTCCCCACCCCTCTCCTTCATCTGACGAAAGTCACTGCGAGGCTGCGGCCCGGAGGCCCCCCACCCCGCGCTTCGCGCGACCCTCCCCCCAGAACCGACTGGGGAGGGTGATTTCACGTCTGCATCGGCGCGACCTCCTGCTGTCCCCTGTCGCCTCTCCCCTGATCACACGCCGGAGAGATCGATCTCCCGGCCCTCGGCGGCGGACTGGAAGGCGGCCTCCATGATGCGCATCAGCTGCACGTGCTCGGTGGGCGCGTCCAGCTTCTGCTCGCCGCGCAGCACGGCCACGAAGTGCTGCAGCTCGTTGCGGTAGCTGGCGGTGAAGATGTTCTCGGTGCCCGGCGCCATCGACGGCGAGACGTTCACCAGCCCGCGGTCCATCTGCCGGAACACCTGCAGCGGCGAGAGCGAGCCGGAGCCGGCCGTGCCCAGCAGGTGCATGAACTGCCGGTCGCGCCGCGCGATCAGCGACCAGGTGACCTCCAGGTTCACCAGCCGGTCGCCTTCCAGACGCAACAGCAGGGCCGCCGCGTCCTCCACCTCCACGCCGTCCGGCGTGTGCGTGTGGGCCGACACGCGCAGCGGCTTCGGGTAGCCGAAGGTCCACAGCGCCAGGTCGAGCATCTGCAGCCCCAGGTCCATGAACGCGCCGCCGCCCGCCCCGCGCGACTGGCGCCACGAGCGCAGCCGCCCGCTGGGCTTGGTGCGGCTGAGCCATCCCGTCTTCAGGTAGTAGACGTCGCCCAGTTCGCCGCTGACCACGAACGAGCGCAGCGCCCGCGCATCGGGGCGGAAGCGCTGGTTCATCCCCACCAGCAGCCGCTCCTCCGCGCCACTCGTGGCCAGGATGCGCGACACGCCCTCGGCGGTGAGCGCCAGCGGCTTCTCGCACAGCACGTACTTCCCGGCCGCCAGCGCGTCGCGGACGTTCTCCTCGTGGCGATGGCTGGGGGTGCACACCACCACCGCCTGGATCGACGGGTCGTCCCAGATCGCCTGCGCCTCGACCGCGCGCGAGCCGTAGCGGTCAGCGATGGTGCGCGCGGTGTGGGCGTCGCGGTCGCTGACGGCGGCGATCTCCACCCCGCGCATGCGGCTGAGGATGGGCAGGTGCACCACCTGCGCGATGGCGCCGGCACCCAGCACGGCGATGCGGGTCGGAGGGCGGTGGACGGTCACGGTTCCTCGGTGGGAGAAGTGCGAGAGTGCGAGAGTGCGAGAGTGCGAGAGTGCGAGAGTGCGAAGGTGCGAAAGTGGCTGGTGACGGGCGATGCAGCGGTGCGAACCGCGGCCGCGTGTGGCCCTCTCCCTGGCGCTTCGCGCCGGTCCCTCCCCCAAACCGACTGGGGGAGGGACGGGGGCTCGCTTCGCTCGCGGCTACTCAGCGCATACCGCAGTCACGAGCCGAGACCAAGCGCTGCCCCTGAGAGCCGAAGCCCATCCCCGCGCTGAGGTCTCCCCCTCCCCCAGGCTGTTTTGGGGGAGGGGGCCGGGGGGAGAGGGCCTCCGCGCCGGGCGGGCAGGATCCAGCCTCCCCGCGCTCAGTACATCCGCGTCAGCCGCGCGCCGGGATAGTACGTCTCCAGGATGGTGCGATAGTCCTGGCCGGCGCGCGCGCGGCCCATGGCGCCGACCTGGCACATCCCGATGCCGTGGCCCCAACCCCCGCCCTCGGCCACGATCTGCGTCTGCCCGCCGGAGCGCTCCAGCCGCACGTCGAACTTGCTGCTGTTCAGGATCCCGCCACGTGTCGGCGTGAGGATCCACCGCACCCGGTCGCGGCCCACGGTGAACGAGCCGGCGTCGGTGTCGATGCGCATCGCCCGCACGCGGCCGCTCTGCGTGCGCGACAGCACGTCCATGTCCTCGATCGCGTGGATGCGTCGGCCGCGCAGCGAATCGGCCAGCGTGCGGTTCAGGATGGAGACCAGCTGGCTCTCCGACCAGCGCTCCGTCCAGCGGAAGCGGCTGCTGGAGCGGTCGTACGCCTCGCCCGTCCTCGGATCGACGTCCTCGACGGACACGAGATAGGGGACGGGCGAGACGTTCCACACCTCGTTGATGGCCGCCGTCCGCCCCGCGCAGGTGGAGTGGTAGTACGCGGTGATCGGCTCGCCGCCGTACGTCAGCACCTCGCCCGCGGTCTCGCGTACGGCGCGGGAAACGAGCGCGCGCTCGGCGCGGACGCCGCCGTACACCTGGTCCTGCGTGTTGGGATAGACGTCGAAGCCGAGCGAGCTGCGCCGCCCCATGTACTTCATCGCGTACGTCCGCGCGGCCACGGCCTGCGCCTTCACCGCCTCGAACGCGCTCTCGTCCACCTCGCCGATCTCCGCCGGCACCACGCCGAGGAGATAGCTCTCCACGTCCACCCGGTTGACGAAGGTCAGCCCGCGCCGCCCCGCCTCCTGCACCAGGATGGCGCCGCGGTACGGCTCGCCGCGCACTTCCACCACGCCGCCGTCCGCCGCGCGCACCACCACGGGGGAGCGCAGGCCGCGGCGCGTCCGCCCGTCGGGATCGCCGCCGGGGCCGAGCACCGTCATCGCGATCCCGTCGCCGTCCGTCCCGAACGCCAGGCTGCGGCCGGGCGCCAGCTCGTCGATGTTCTCGCCGCTCTCCGTCTCCACCGTCAGCCCGGAGGGAGACGAGACGGTGCCGGCGGGGACGTCGACCACCAGCCCGACGCGGACCGGCGGCGCCGCGGAGGCGGGTGCCGGCGCGGGCTCGTCCACCGGCGGCGGCGCCGGCGCGGGCGGAGGCGGCGGCGCGGGGCGCGGGCTCGGCGGCACGGGGACGGGGCCGTAGCGGATCTCCTGCGTGCGGCAGCCGGCCATCGCGGCCAGCGCCAGCACCGCGGCCGCCTCAGCCCAGCGCCGCACGCAGCGCCTCCCGCGCGCGGCCGACGGTCTCGTCCACGTCGGCGTCGGTGTGGGCGGTGGAGGTGAACCCCGCCTCGAACTGGCTGGGCGCCAGGAACACGCCCCGGTCCAGCATCCCGTGGAAGAAGCGGTTGAAGAGCGGCACGTCGCTCCGCTTCGCGTCGTCGAAGCTCCGCACCGGCCCAGCGGCGAAGAACAATCCCCACATCGAGCCGAGGTTCCCTCCGCTCGCGGCGACGCCCATCTCTCCCGCCGCCTCCAGCAGCCCCGCCACCAGCCGTGCCGTCCGCATCTCCAGCTCGGGATAGGGATCCTCGTCGCGGAGGATGCGGAGCTGCGCCAGGCCGGCGGCCA is a window from the Longimicrobium sp. genome containing:
- a CDS encoding ferritin-like domain-containing protein; amino-acid sequence: MGDVSELIDGLNEDLSAEYQAVVMYRTYAALVSGPWRQELRAFFEKEIPDELGHAAFLADKVVALGGTPAVTVAPVPIPRDAREMLENALQAEVDTIERYTKRIEQADACGEISIRVQLENLIVDESTHRDEIRRMLMDWR
- a CDS encoding Gfo/Idh/MocA family oxidoreductase; translated protein: MTVHRPPTRIAVLGAGAIAQVVHLPILSRMRGVEIAAVSDRDAHTARTIADRYGSRAVEAQAIWDDPSIQAVVVCTPSHRHEENVRDALAAGKYVLCEKPLALTAEGVSRILATSGAEERLLVGMNQRFRPDARALRSFVVSGELGDVYYLKTGWLSRTKPSGRLRSWRQSRGAGGGAFMDLGLQMLDLALWTFGYPKPLRVSAHTHTPDGVEVEDAAALLLRLEGDRLVNLEVTWSLIARRDRQFMHLLGTAGSGSLSPLQVFRQMDRGLVNVSPSMAPGTENIFTASYRNELQHFVAVLRGEQKLDAPTEHVQLMRIMEAAFQSAAEGREIDLSGV
- a CDS encoding SpoIID/LytB domain-containing protein; this encodes MRRWAEAAAVLALAAMAGCRTQEIRYGPVPVPPSPRPAPPPPPAPAPPPVDEPAPAPASAAPPVRVGLVVDVPAGTVSSPSGLTVETESGENIDELAPGRSLAFGTDGDGIAMTVLGPGGDPDGRTRRGLRSPVVVRAADGGVVEVRGEPYRGAILVQEAGRRGLTFVNRVDVESYLLGVVPAEIGEVDESAFEAVKAQAVAARTYAMKYMGRRSSLGFDVYPNTQDQVYGGVRAERALVSRAVRETAGEVLTYGGEPITAYYHSTCAGRTAAINEVWNVSPVPYLVSVEDVDPRTGEAYDRSSSRFRWTERWSESQLVSILNRTLADSLRGRRIHAIEDMDVLSRTQSGRVRAMRIDTDAGSFTVGRDRVRWILTPTRGGILNSSKFDVRLERSGGQTQIVAEGGGWGHGIGMCQVGAMGRARAGQDYRTILETYYPGARLTRMY